TTATGCAGCCTGGATGGCATATAAGCCACAGTATATTTTCAGGATTTGGGGGTAGTTGGCACTAGAAAGTAAAGGTTCATTGCTCCACCTAGAGAGGCTGCTTTGTGGGTCTGCAATATTGGCCTACTTCCAAAAATTTGTTGTGGAGGGTGCGTCTTGGTACATGTGTAATTGCATTCAGAGGAAACTGTGTATTTATACTGGTGGGGTTTTTGGGGTGACCCCCtgttctttacatattttttgcTTGTAATTCAGTGGTAGAAAATACCATCGTTATTGTTAAACTGTTTAGAAatggtttttactttttacgaTTATCCACCTTGCTGGGTTGATTGTCTGCGTAATGACCCAGGGAAAAAGTACTATTTACATCAGCGCTATCACtctaaaaggactagtcaatttgaagttttttttataatctattataaagttcagtttcacTTAGTAATTAAGCAATGTGAGGTTTaacattcatttattttttataaatcattcacTTAATGTAAGACTACTCATCTTCTTAATATGTGACTAGGGTGTTCATTCTGCTTGGCTTATTTGGTTGGGACCAATTGTATGGATGAGATTTAGATTAGATTTGATGATGTAGTTGATCGCACGACAAACCTCAGACAAGGAATGGCTACAAAAGGAGTTGAAAGCTAGCTTGGAGACTTGTTGGAGTGCTGTGGAGATATTTTCGATGCTCAAGTCAGGAAGAAAATATGAATACTAGAGTAGTAGAGTGAATAATTCAGCCTCTTGTTGCGATTGTTATTAAGTGTTGTATGGTGCCACATGCTTGTTACCAGATTGAGGGTGTTACCTGATTTTTTGTTGGGAATATAGTCCAGTTACGATGAGTTGGCAGGGTAGTTATTTCATACGACCCGTTTCCCTTCGTTGATTGAATGTTGGCTAGCCGATTCATTCAACTTAGTGGGGATATATGACTTGACCCAATTGGTTTGCGAAGATGGGTCTTCTAAGCCCAAGTCTAGTCGAGTGGGTACTTGGTATATCAAGATTTATTCTTTTAAACATCTTTCGGTGTTTGTGTTAGTAGCTTATGTTgactaagagcatctccagtaATAATAGGTATTTATCTATTCaaaacacatgtttttattttagctactttattttcaatacaaattttaacatattatctatcccactctctattttctttaaatattattattcaatcttttattattattttttctacttctctctcactctacctCACTATTTGCACCTAGACTTGGAGTCTGAAACCCATAACAACCCAGGAAACCCAAATTCAAAATTGCAACAAAAAACTTGATCATCAATAACCATAATCAACTATTAACAAGAAGCCACAAAATCTTTTCAAGAACACCCATTTGGCCATCGCCCACCTTGCTTCCAGGATATGTGCATGCAAAGGGTGGAGCACCGACATTTGAGGCAGAAATTGGCGAGAATCTGGGCTCACCTAGAATCTGGGCTTGCACTCAATCCTTGCAGAAGAGCTGGGTTGGTattggagagagagggagagagagagaagcatgGGTTCTGAACTCGCGAAAGGAGAAtgcgtgtgagagagagagagagagtgatgaaaaaaataagatCAAAATAAAAGATGTAATGTGAATTGCTTGTTTACTGTTCAtacttgaagaaaaaagaagctagGTTGCCTATTCtgctagagagaaaaaaatggtttataatAATCACATTTGACTATTCTTGTTGGAGATGCTCGGAGTCAAAAACTCCATATGCTCGTGGCGTGGTGAAGGCATTTTGTGGAACGGGGGGCCTGCAGGTTGCTCTTGGCCACATGACTTCTGCTATCTTGCGAGACATGGTCTTCAATATGGGATCTAGTGTATTCTGAAATTCGGAAACATGTTCATACAATTTATTGGGCTCAGCCAGTTACAGTTTGATATCATTGGGCTTTACTAGGACTTGGTCCAGGTATTGGGATATAGCATGTTGAGCGTGAATTATCGTTTGAGATAAATTTTCTAGCCCAGCCCAGCTGAGTGATGGCTACTGCAGGTTTTTGAGCGGCTCATCTGCAGTTATTTTCTTTCCGTCGTCTCTGTTTGTAGGACAGACAAGCCCAGTTATGAAATAAATACAAGAGCATAGTAATCAAAGGTCTTTGAGGTTTCGACTTTTATTAAATATGTTTAAATTTCCAAGGTATATTTTGTTATCAAATTGCTCTCTTCGAACTACTTTTGTTAGAAACGACAAGTAGGCTTATTGTTACGTCATATCTGTTAATATTACGACACGTGTCCAACTCGTACAATCAGCTTAAATACACCATATTAATGTCACGCGATACTTATCACGTCAATTAAAAGGCTGCATCAGCAttcactaaaaagaaaaatgatatcgTGGAAGACAGCCCATCCACACAAGCGGTCCATTGTTAGACAAGaagataaaaaatatttataaaatagaaTCTGAACATGAAATGaatttgaaatggaaatgatcCTGATTCAACGTAAGTAGCGTGGAAGAAGCAATTTAATGACAAAGCATACGTCAATGCGTAATTTGATGCACTTATTCCTCATGGAGCAATTTGATAAAAGTCTAAACCTCATGGATCTCTCGAGTATTTTTCTCCtaaacacaagaaaaaaaataaaagaagaagaatctatGAGTTAAAAATTTCTATCATATCCTTTGAATTTGAAGTATGAAAGGGAAACTTGAGGAGTTGAATGTAGTGAGCAAGTGGGCATGGAGGGTGACTTCTGACTTGGGAGTCATAGCACACCTTaagacataaaattaaaacaccATGTGGAAATTTAAGATTATCTATCAACATGTGATACTCgaccatctaaaaaaaaaaaaaaacatgtgatacTCGACTCACCTTGTCATCTCCATACTCTCATCAAACGTCACCAAATACTTCTTGGAAATCTCTAGTTTAATCCTCaataattcaagaaaatttAATCCCCTTTTGTCATAGACTTAATTTGCTTATTATAAAACCTTAACGAGCCCGTTAATCTTTAGCTTATTatcatgtccctcttgtgtctatctaataatgatgtggcttttaaaaccacCGCTAAATTTGTGATTAAtcgttattgaattttaatcaaatggtgattttaaaagccacaacATTATTAAAGGGACGTGTATGACGTTTAGAACTACTCCATAGGCTAGCTGTCCTTGcagtctttttttattttttttttttgcgtatTTTCTCAATAAAGGAATTATGTATTGTCTACCACGTAGAATTATTGGGTCTGCTTTTCACTATATTTTGAACTGATGTGGagaaaaagttaattaaattCAAACTTAATTGGCGTTCGTACTGTCTCCTTCATTTTTCCATACTGATGTAAACGGCTAGTATTTAGAAAAACCACTTgtctataatttattttgtaatttgcatatttattcTACACCGCCAACGCTGATATATTATGACCAAAAGCAAACGGACGTCACGTGCCAAAAAGACCAATTCGGGCTGCGTTGCTTTAGTTATCATAAACTTTCTAGTAATaccaatattatattatattacatcTTATAAACTGACTTGgcaatttatataatatttatcatgttagatattaaataattaaattaatttattaaatttttttgtttaattccttTTACTATTAAAATAATGCCACATAAACattggagaaaaaattatacACGTTTGAATgatttcatgaatgtaaaaatgagcttttaaaaagagtaaataagtgagacttttcaagaatttatgaatttttttttagactttcaatttgtaattatttttactaTGATTGAGGGCCTTAattagaaactatttattaaatttttaccatattagagtcttaaaatttgttttgaaaattaataacctttattatacaattattaagtgagggtcttaattaaagagtatcttattaatattttaccatattagacccttaaaattaatgtttttttgagccttaatttttttttttcccctttttttaaaaaaatgtgtaattattaGTTAGGAGCCTTATTCAATTTGTGGTCTTAGGCAACTACCTAAGTCACCTAAAGCTCGAGCCGCCCATGTACATtgtgataaaaaaaacatagaaaaagaCGATATAGCTTTCATTGTCGGTCGGCCCCATAGTACAACTTTAATAAGTAGTAAGACTTGTTCCAGGCCGTGCAGTTGAATATGCTtgcttaatttgtttttgaaagtcTTTGTTAGTTCAAAACATCAACTTTCCAACACGTTTGCCCATTGAATCACATGATAAATAGCAATGATCACCTGGTGTTTTGAGGTTAATTTTGGAAGTTGAAAATGAGCTAGCTAGCTAGAGTTATGACAGAAGAGATGGAGACGGCTCCCCATGTTGAGAAGATGCCTCTGAGAAAGGGCGCATGGAGTTCTGAAGAAGATCAGAAGCTGACAGATTATATTAAGCGATTTGGCATTTGGAATTGGAGTCAGATGCCAAAGCCTGCCGGTAGCTAGGAAACTCTCTCATGAATTTGTCATTTGGGTGTTTTTGGatgatgtttatatatatatatatatatatatatatatatatgatctgaTCATGTACATGCATGATACTTTGATtaacctttctttctttctttttcttcaggtCTGGCAAGATCTGGGAAGAGTTGCAGACTCCGTTGGATGAACTACCTGAGGCCAGATATTAAGCGTGGAAACTTCAGCAACGAAGAGGAGGAAACGATACTCAAGTGGCATCAAGTGTTGGGAAACCGGTAAATACTCGTTAAGGTTTTGGATTAAGTGGTGATTAACATTATATACATCAGAATAAAAATCTTGAGTTCCAACCGGTTCGTCGATCAAGagaatttcagttatttttataCTATACTAGGGACAATTTGTACTATTTTCTAGTGATTTTTTCACGGGAAGAAAGTCAAATTCATggagttgaatatatatataggatcgGATCCTCTACTAAGTACATAATTATTGTGTTTCTCTTATTTCAGATGGTCTGCAATTGCAACAAAGCTTCCTGGAAGAACAgacaatgaaataaaaaattactggcACAGTCGCTTGAAAAAGCGTTCCAAGAACAATTTGGCACCAGCAACTGTATCGCATACAGCGAAAGAATCCGATATTGAAGTTAACCAGAACGATTTATCTGGGACTGATCCGAAAGGATCAAACTTGGAACAACTATTCACTGATGAATATGATCTCTCTTCATCAAGCTCTGACCCTGCCGTTGAAACTGACAGAAACCAGAGCACAGTGGAGAATTTTGGTTCATCAAAAACATTTGAAGAACTCCAAAATTTATGGGAGCAGCCATTTTCGTTGGAGGAGTGCTTCTGCATGGTGGAGACAGACCCTGGATTTATGGCTCCAACTGGTGCGGTGTGGCTCCAAGAGCAAATATATCCGCCGTCCATTTCCTATGATGGTACGGGCAATGAGTTTTGGGATGTAATTAAAGTAAACTCCCATGTTTAGTATGTCAGTAAGCATCATAGCATTCGGATCCAGTTGGGGGTGTAATTAGCCGTCGTTGCTGGCGTGCATTAATAACATTAATTTCAACTTATATCGAATGGAAGTACTGATGGTTATAAGCACGTATACCAATTAGcaggcaaaaataaaataattttttttacagataTATTTAGCAAGTACTGCTTAAATGATACATATTTTTCATTAGAAAACAAATCTAAGAGGAGAAGAGAGTAGATCCGCCCCCCTACTCTCTCCTCCGAtcctctccctttttctttctattctcCGCTCCAACTCTTCCCTTCCCAttatggttttttctttcttttgtaagtgttCTCCAACCAAATCAGCAATTTTAACTTCTTCGCTATGCATCCACCCATCTACTTCCGTGGTGTGCCGTTCATCTCCTCTTTGGCCGCTGCTGTTTGCTGATTGTGTTTTTGCTTcgaataaaagttttattccTTTTAGATCTGCCCTCATGAGAGATCTATGAGATGAATGTTAGTCAGGTGTGAGTGATTATCTCCCACGGTGTGGATAATTCGCTGTGAGTGGTTATCTCTTACGACCggtataaataatttttttaagatatttggctatCCAGGCTTATCTTAAATCTAATCTGCTCAGATCAGATCagctctttaattatttttgtatatgaGTTAGCGAAAAATGAAAGTCTTAAATATCACTTTATTGTAagtattttgtttgtatctatgactatagGCCCTGTTTAATAACCTCCTCCCCTCCTCCTACCCTTATTTTCatctttctcaaaaaaaatcaactcaaaagatttttaaccttttttactttttatatcacattaataattttttattattatttaaataaaaaaaaactcactacaatacaatttttttttcttcactttttcatataaagtctttttactttatatcacatcaatcactttttactttcattcaataaaaaaattctctccaTAAAGGAAGGGAGGGAGATTACTAAACGGGGTCATGTAATCTCATAGTATGTGTTTATGATTTTACAGAACTTTATGCTTTATAATGTAAAAATTTTATGGTCGTGATCTTTcatcaataaaatactaacatctttcgttaaaaaaaaaaaaaaaaacagatttttttatGGCAACAAAAATGTTCATATGGTGCGGAATTAAAAAGACGGACGAAATTAGCTCATTACCTTGTTCCTGAATGAAGGGAGCACCGGAGGATGAGCTACATGCTAATTAATCGTTGGAAAACATGACCGTGCTTTCATTGAGAGTCGAACTCAAGACCTCCCGCTTACTAAACGGGTGCTCTAACCAACTGAGCTATGAAAGCAGCTGTAGCTCGTTGGTGTCCTCTGAATTTTTGTTTGGTGTCCACGCATTCCTCACCCAGGCGGAATTATACAATTGAAAGTGTTTAGTactgggtattttttttttttttttttaaaaaaaatttattattattattattttttaaaggaaagaGTTAAATGGGGAATCTTTATCACTCCTGATCTCaaatgaagaagaagtagataatcttataaaaaaaagaaggggtggACTCTCCAACAATAAATTCAGAACAAACCAAAACaatgctaaaatatttataagtaGTAGGAAATAGAACAAACAAATGACTCTGTCCTTTCAAGGGGTTGCACAAGGCGGTTTCAAAAGCTAAAGAGGTACAGATTAAGACAAGTCTATCTATACACCCACTTGAGATCAACAACCACCACCCGAAGGAGGCTGAAGTGGTAAAAGTACTGTTAAGGTCCAAATTTGAAActacagaaaagaaaagtatcaacacaaattcaaatacaagaGTATCCCCTAAAATGAGACAATAACCCAAGTAagataaaacaacataaaaacagtaaaaaaacccaaaaaattgcAACAACAGAGGTTGGCATGGTGAAGGGCTCCAATGTGTGAGAAAGATGCGCCAGAGCAACAAATCCAAGCACCGGCGCATGAGAAACACTTGCAGGAAAAACATATCCACGCACCGGCGTGTGGGAGCCATGCACGCCCCAGCGCGTGGACTGTGGATGATGAAGAGGCTGACGACGTTGGGTAGTTGGGGCGCCGGTGAATCCAGTGGAGGGGCTCATGGGAGATAGAAACCGTCGTAGGAACCTCGttctaacttttaaaaaatgaaatttaagaaCTACGGCAAAAACGACCACCAATGCGGGGAGGACGGTGGCGAGCATGAGTAGCGCAATGGAGAAGCCAAATCACTGAGGTTGCAATTTCAGGTGGGATAAGTCGTACAAGACGACGAATAAAACCTCATCAAAGGCGAGAAAGACTAGAGAAAACTCTAgtccaaaaacaacaaaagcaataaaagacataaaggaaagaagagaggagATGAGGGAAGAGATGTGGTCCTTCCCTCCTCCCTCATCTAGttgaaacaagaagaagaaaaccaggTGGGGGTAAAGAGAGAGAACAGAGCTTATTTAAGAACAGTACTGGGTGATATTATTTGTATTAATGAGAGTCTTTTTATCTCTCAACTTCAATCCAATATTCACATTCCAAAATTGGGCCAAAGTGAAAGAATGCCTTGTTTCTACATTTTCTTTGTTGAAGTTCGCCCTATGATTATTAAGACCCAATTAAAACCCATTTTCCCAATTATTTTGGACAAAACACCCAATAAATTTCAGCTTGATTTCAATTGGCGGTAGATCTTTACTTATAATTTTTGTGCCTAACCACATCTGCAAGTCTTGGACGGATTCAAATTGCAAACTGCCTAACACCAATCGATCACTAAAAAAAGGGTGGTTGTTCACTAGGGTTTTTGGCACATATTGATTGATCACTACATTGGGTTGATCGATCGCCTCCTAATGGTGATCAATCACTGATGCACAAAAATGGCCCAAGTGTGAAATTAGGCACTTTTTGTCTATTTTTCATGCAAAATTTTGTTCCTTCTTAATTCCTAATAAAATCCAAATTAAGGATCTCTTCACCTCGGGGTATTATAGACCAAGTCCATCAATTGAGTTTAAaaactcacttttttttttcttcctcacaAATATTGCTGGTAATCATGACCAGCTCGAAAAATTTGAAAGCCTAAGGCAACAAATTTAAGTGGCCAgggcctttttttatttatttatttattatatttaaatattaattttaagcttttatattcaagttttttctaacatctcattttcaattgATGATATGGCTAATTCGCTTAATCTTTTTTTCTGATATTGTTGATCTTAGATAGagttttatcaatttttaaatttgaaaaactttttCTGCAGAAGCAATTCTAGCAAGTATTgttaataaaattatgtaaGTGATACATGCATTTCGAAAAGAATATAGCATGTCTTTACAATTTAGTACGTCAATTTGAGTACTTCTATTTgtgaaatttcttttaaaaacttaggttataaaaataaatccgaacaattaaataaatatcatgtttgagaaaactttcaagattagggttttttttttttttttaaaaaaaaaaattatcatcgtctaattattttaatttcttgaaattaaataatttcactATAATTGGATCCTTAATTAGAGAACTATGAGAAACATTTTTCTATAAACAGGGCCTTACTctagatttttcatttttctctctctttaaagTCTCAATATCTTGTTTATTGAATTTACTCTAGATTCTCCAATTTTCTATAAACAGGGCCGTTACCACATCtgcatgtacacccctaatgGTTACTATTTGGGGGCCTTGGTGACCGCCTAAGTGATCTAGTGGAAACGCTGACTATGCTGGCAACAAGATAGGAAGCTAGAATGACTAGTCAAGGGGGAGAGGTTTACTTAGTTTTCATTAATGCTAGTGTTGGCAGAAGTTCTTAATTTAGAATGTTGCAATTTTGACAAAAAGTTTTGGCTTCATTAATGTTGTTTTATTTCTGACACTTATGAGGTTTTTAATGCAATTCATTGATTAGTAATCATTTGTGCTCGAAGTTTCTTGTAATTCTTTGTCTCTAACTCCGAAGAATAATGCTATAAAGAAAACTCATGTCTCTttaattcttttcaaaattgatgtggcctttaaaattatcatttattggGTATTTGGATGTGTAATAGATCACTATTGAACTTTaatcaaattttgattttaaatgcCATATCTATTTTGGGAGGGCTCAATAAATACATAAGTCATCTTAGCATTACTCAATACCGAATTGTTAACTAACTTTGCCATTACCAGTCTGGAGTGTTACacaaattttgattattttgaaaacaatacCTTGCTTGTGAGGATAAGGAGAAGGTTGGAATGAAAAGATACCAAGAAACAGAATAAAGTTAAAAGATGATATTCTAGTTGTAATAAAAACGTTGGAATATTGAGACCAAAAGATAGATCGATGCCACACGCTATTCTTGTTTATACTTTGAACTAGTTGTAAGCTAGACATCATAAAACTTTGACAACAAAGTTTTCAAAAGGGTATACATCATTCATTAAACTCAAatgtaattgttttttcttgaattttcttttaatatcgTATCACATACTTCACTTTATCTCTTTGCTCGTTCAGTACTTTTCTAGAATTTCGTACTGATGTCTTTGTCCCAACAAGATTGTCTTATtatattcagaagaaaaagaagaggtgaAAAGATGATATTCATGGTGGAACagagaaaatatgaaatttgaCTAAAACATACTCATACATATTACACACTATTCTCGTTTAGTTATGTTTTGAATTAGTGATGGCTTGTGAGTGTATTTGCTCACAATTTTTTAGTCCCATCCCCTTCAATTTATAATACAATATTAAATTGGATTATCTATGCAAGTGATATTGTGAATCTTTCATGAGTTTAGCCGTGATTTGGGTCTACAAAGTATAATTTTGAATGGTGATTCATTGCAGGTAGTTAATGCGGTAAAGACCAATGAACAAAACTTGAGCCGGCCGGTATGGGCTCCGGAGCTTGCAAATTGGTCATGCAAAGAAAAATGCAAACTTTGCTACGCATGGATTAGCCAAAGCTGCAACCAAACAAGTTATGGATTATGTCTGGATAAAAGAAATTCTTATGTGTATTTATGACATTATAACTTTAATTAGAGCTACATGCTCTATAATCTTAGAGCAATTTTGCTCTAGCTTTCCTTGTATTTGAATGAAagattgaaatatttatttttcttaaaaaatacgGGAGACCGATCGACAGATAAACATAAGTACGTCAAGAAATAAGTTCACATGTACTTTGAGAACTCTTCCCTTTATTCCTTTCCTTCTAGTTTGGGCCAGGTATCACCTTTGAGATTGATTCGAATTCTGCGACAAATGATTAAACCAGAAGTCCCAATTATTTTGGACCAAAAAGATCTATAaatatcccatatttgatttgaGACTGACACATCTCTCTTTCGTTTGTTATTCTTCTTCCAAAACAATGGCGAGTTCTTCGACTCCGGCAACCGTTAATCAGGATAATATGGGAATAAGCAAGCCCACTAACCAAGCTGATCTCGCCAACCAAAGCAAGAACGACAAGGGAAATGACAATGCCAACATGCCGGGCGAAAAGGTATATGCATGCTTCTCATTACCAGCATGAATTTGTTGACTGTGACTTCCAGTGGTTTGTCCAAAATATTTTTGCAAGAACTTGGGGACCTGATCAAATCAGTGTTGCAAATTTCATGCACTTTCAAAAAGATGGATTGGGATCCCTTGCAATTAATGGGAGTACTGCAATTCTCTTTATCTGGACAATTGTTTTGGAATGTACAGCATGATCTCTATATGTCGATCATGTAAAAAATAGACTTTTAAatctcatttttcaaaacacCCTATGACCAAATCGGATGGAGGTGCAACCACCCCAATCTCCTCCGGCCACgcttaagtttttttaataatatacaagttgtcaaaatattcttacaagAATTAATGTGTGAAAAGtttcataaaaaatgttttgaattttaaaaagtgtttttatgttttgagttcTTTCTTAATGCATTTCAAATTATAGAAATCCTAGAGTtcttagaatatatatatatatatatatatatatatatatatatatatatatatatatatatgagaaattcTGATATTACtaggaaaaactaaaaagaaaaagaaaaagagaatataTAAAATCCTAGTTTCCATTAAACTTTAAAGAAAATAACTTATTCTACATCAAAAATATAGATGCTTTGCATTTGAAAGTTTTGGGCAAAAGTAACGAGCTGATCAAGAAAACATAATGATGCTTTAATTGATAGTCAAACACTAATTCCCATTCACTAAGCGGGTACTCTAATTAATTTAGCTATGAAAGCAACAAATGATCGAATACCTAAAGTATATATTATAAGGAAGAAATGCTTTGGTTGGTGCggaaaaaagttttttatataatggaagataaattattttttagtctaAATTAAATTCTAGAGTACGCACGTATATCACAGTGTAAATAATATCATAATATTTAAACCTTGATTATCAAATCATGGTGTGGACCAACCGGGCCAACTAACCTCTTCCATGGCATTAGTTGACCTCTAGTGCCATAATTACTCCCAACAACATGTACTTTGGGAACTCTTCCTTTTATTCCTTCACTTTCATTTTGGGTCAAGTATCACCTTTGTACAATTAAATGGCTTTAACTTGAGATTTGGATTCCGTGACAAAGATTAAACCAGAAGTcccaattattattttggacCAAAAGATCTATAAATATCCTAGATTTGTTTTGATACTAACACCTCTCTCTTCCGcttgttattctttttccaaaacaatGGCGAGTTCATCCAGGCAACCATTATTCAGGATAATAAGGAAAAAAGCAAGGCCACTAACCCAAATCCTGCAGACCAAAGCAGGAGCGTCAAGGGAAATGATAATGCCAACGTGTCGGGCCAAAAGGTATGCATGCTCACAGCCTGTTTTAGGATAGCGGGTGATTAACTAGTTTGCTTGAACGCGTGGCCCTTCAAGCCATGCATATTATGGCAAGCAAGCATTTTTGCATCTCTTGCAAGATATGATAAAAGTTCAAGTTTAGAGATAACGTGTCAATTAATTAGAACAATTTCATATCATCTTTCATAAGATATTATTCAAGATATATGAGAAAACATAAAGATCTAGATCATGTAACAAAACCATTTTATTCTgtcttttgttttatgttttcaagtcaaatattattaacaaataatctGAAACATATCTAACACTAGTTAATGTTGTTACAACCCCATTAAACACCCTAAATTTATGGTACAAATTCCAATGAACTTACACCTAGCATCATTATCCATTAAAACAATACCAATATTAAAAGAATCAAACGTATCAAACCATTGCCTATTTTGAACACATACAATATGAGCAAGCATAATATAAAACCCAAAAATCTATGAGAGACTCTGTGTCTATAGAAACTGAGAGAAGATCTACGCTAACCTCATTGTCATTGGACTCGTTATTGATAGCACTGGCTGAATCTGCAGAACTTTTCTGATTATTTTCTCCTCCAAGTTTTATTTCATTCTACAAAATCTTATGTAGTGCATTTTCTTATAACAATACTATCACTCTACATTTTTTGCATCTGATTGAGATTTTGCATCCTTTGTTGTTCGGGACTTTGACCGAGACTGCTTATTTGTTGTTCTTCCCTTTAGAGTTATCACTTTTGGTCCCATCATCCTGATCATTGATATGTTTTCTTCTCATCTCATGTGATAAGAGAGCTCCAGTAACCTCTTCTGATAGGAACCGGTCCCTTAGAGTTAGAAGCCTAATCAACTTCACTTGGGTGAAGCATCCAATCCACGTGATCCTTATCAACTAGTAGATAGGTAGCTAGATAATTATGTTATCTTTGGTTGTTTAGCAAATGTTTATCAAGTCTATGAGTCATCAAGTCAGGTTAGTTTGTTATTAGATTAGTAGGAGTCTATTATTTCTAATAGATTAGTTTGAGTGGATGTTTATCACCACTTGATTGAGTTGTAGTAGGAATGTTCTGAACTGTGGTTCAATCCTACAATGCTATGTTATCTATTTAAAGAATGGAAGtcataaataaaagagaaga
This DNA window, taken from Alnus glutinosa chromosome 5, dhAlnGlut1.1, whole genome shotgun sequence, encodes the following:
- the LOC133869454 gene encoding transcription factor MYB13-like encodes the protein MTEEMETAPHVEKMPLRKGAWSSEEDQKLTDYIKRFGIWNWSQMPKPAGLARSGKSCRLRWMNYLRPDIKRGNFSNEEEETILKWHQVLGNRWSAIATKLPGRTDNEIKNYWHSRLKKRSKNNLAPATVSHTAKESDIEVNQNDLSGTDPKGSNLEQLFTDEYDLSSSSSDPAVETDRNQSTVENFGSSKTFEELQNLWEQPFSLEECFCMVETDPGFMAPTGAVWLQEQIYPPSISYDGTGNEFWDVIKVNSHV